From the Chloroflexus aurantiacus J-10-fl genome, one window contains:
- the hemB gene encoding porphobilinogen synthase, translating into MDVLSRHTPATNGTTTQVPTPVHRPRRLRISPAMRDLVRETRLTPAQLIAPIFVRHGHNLRNPIASMPGQYQMSPDQAAREARELAALGIRAVLLFGIPAHKDPCGSENADPAGIVPQAIQAIKAEVPGMVVISDMCFCEYTDHGHCGVLNTPTRDDFQPQLGEGYLLNDPTLALLAEASIVHARAGADIIAPSGMIDGMVAAIRSALDAAGLSHTAIMSYAAKYASGFYGPFRDAAESPPQFGDRSQYQMDPANAREALREVDLDVAEGADILMVKPALAYLDIIRQVRDRHTLPLAAYQVSGEYSMVKAAALQGWLDEQRIALEMLTAIRRAGADMIITYWAREAAEWLG; encoded by the coding sequence GTGGATGTGCTCTCACGTCATACACCGGCTACGAATGGCACAACGACACAGGTACCAACGCCGGTTCACCGTCCGCGCCGGTTGCGGATCAGTCCGGCCATGCGCGATCTGGTGCGCGAAACTCGCCTGACACCGGCCCAGTTGATTGCCCCGATCTTTGTCCGTCACGGCCATAACCTGCGCAATCCGATTGCCTCGATGCCCGGTCAGTACCAGATGTCACCCGACCAGGCTGCCCGCGAAGCACGCGAGCTGGCGGCGCTCGGGATTCGGGCCGTGCTCCTGTTTGGGATTCCGGCCCACAAGGATCCGTGTGGTAGCGAGAATGCCGACCCGGCGGGGATTGTACCCCAGGCCATCCAGGCCATCAAAGCTGAAGTGCCGGGAATGGTGGTTATTAGCGATATGTGCTTCTGCGAGTACACCGATCACGGTCACTGTGGTGTGCTCAACACACCGACCCGCGATGATTTTCAACCGCAGTTGGGTGAAGGGTACCTGCTTAATGATCCAACCCTGGCGCTGCTGGCCGAAGCATCGATAGTGCATGCCCGTGCCGGAGCCGATATTATTGCCCCTTCTGGCATGATCGATGGCATGGTGGCGGCGATTCGCTCGGCGCTGGACGCTGCGGGGCTGAGCCATACCGCGATCATGAGCTATGCCGCAAAGTATGCCAGCGGTTTTTATGGCCCCTTCCGCGATGCTGCCGAAAGTCCGCCTCAGTTCGGTGATCGGAGCCAGTACCAGATGGATCCGGCCAATGCGCGTGAAGCACTGCGTGAAGTCGATCTCGATGTGGCGGAGGGAGCAGATATCTTGATGGTCAAACCGGCACTCGCCTACCTCGACATTATCCGGCAGGTGCGCGACCGCCATACATTGCCGCTGGCAGCGTATCAGGTGAGCGGCGAGTACAGTATGGTGAAGGCCGCAGCATTACAGGGCTGGCTCGACGAGCAGCGGATTGCGTTGGAGATGCTGACCGCTATTCGACGTGCCGGCGCTGACATGATTATCACCTATTGGGCCAGAGAAGCCGCCGAATGGCTTGGATGA
- the hemE gene encoding uroporphyrinogen decarboxylase, which yields MRDRFLRACRRQPVDRTPIWLMRQAGRYMPEYRAIRERYGFLQMVKTPEVAAEVTLQPVQAFGVDAAIIFADILPPLEGLGLQLTYEKGEGPVIHNPIRSPHDVSVLRSCDPRETVAYTLAALQLVKRELNGLPLIGFSGAPFTLASYAIEGGGSREYRLTKRFMYEQPAAWHDLMERLSRLVADYLIAQIEAGADAVQIFDSWAGALSPADYRAYVLRHTQALVQTIRARLGDVTPPIIYFGTDMAGLAGEVRQIGADVLGVDWRIDLDVAWAQYGFNHAVQGNLDPMTLFAPPSIIAARARDILERAGGRPGHIFNLGHGILTETPVDHVRYLVEFVQSYPLPATAPVLQEVV from the coding sequence ATGCGAGATCGTTTTCTGCGCGCCTGTCGTCGTCAGCCGGTTGATCGCACACCGATCTGGTTAATGCGCCAGGCTGGACGTTACATGCCGGAATACCGGGCCATCCGCGAGCGCTATGGCTTTTTGCAGATGGTTAAAACCCCAGAAGTTGCCGCCGAGGTGACCCTTCAGCCTGTGCAGGCATTTGGCGTTGATGCGGCAATTATCTTTGCCGATATTTTGCCCCCACTCGAAGGGCTAGGGTTACAGCTCACGTATGAAAAAGGGGAAGGGCCGGTCATCCACAACCCGATCCGCAGCCCGCATGATGTCAGTGTATTACGCTCGTGCGATCCGCGCGAGACGGTTGCCTATACCCTGGCGGCACTGCAACTTGTCAAGCGGGAGCTGAACGGTTTACCGCTCATCGGGTTCAGCGGTGCGCCATTTACGCTCGCCAGTTATGCCATTGAAGGTGGTGGATCGCGCGAATATCGGCTTACCAAGCGCTTTATGTACGAGCAACCGGCAGCGTGGCACGATCTGATGGAACGTCTCAGCCGGTTAGTTGCCGACTATCTAATCGCTCAGATCGAAGCCGGTGCCGACGCGGTCCAGATTTTTGATAGCTGGGCCGGTGCTCTCTCGCCTGCCGACTACCGGGCGTATGTGCTACGCCATACCCAGGCGCTCGTGCAAACAATCCGCGCCCGTTTAGGCGACGTAACACCACCAATTATTTATTTTGGTACCGATATGGCCGGTCTGGCCGGCGAAGTGCGCCAGATCGGAGCCGATGTGCTCGGTGTTGATTGGCGGATTGATCTTGATGTGGCCTGGGCGCAGTACGGGTTCAATCATGCGGTTCAGGGCAATCTCGATCCGATGACCCTCTTTGCACCGCCGTCGATCATTGCCGCTCGTGCCCGTGACATTCTGGAACGGGCCGGTGGGCGTCCGGGACACATCTTTAATCTCGGTCACGGCATTCTCACCGAAACACCGGTTGATCACGTGCGCTATCTGGTCGAGTTTGTCCAATCGTATCCGCTCCCAGCTACCGCTCCCGTCCTTCAGGAGGTTGTGTAA
- the hemL gene encoding glutamate-1-semialdehyde 2,1-aminomutase → MSVVTERYSRSQADYAAAREVIPGGVNSPVRAFRGVGGIPIFFERGQGAYVWDVDGNRYIDYVLSWGPLLLGHAHPAVVEAITLQAQRGTSFGAPTELETELARLVIELVPSIEQIRFVNSGTEATMSALRLARAATGRRLIVKFNGCYHGHADMLLVQAGSGVATLGLPDSPGVPPSVAAETITIEYNDLDAAAALFANRGAEIAAVIVEPIAANMGFVLPKPGFLSGLRELTQTHGAIFILDEVMTGFRVAAGGAQALWGLDPDLTCLGKVIGGGLPVGAYAGKRQLMQLVAPAGPMYQAGTLSGNPLAMTAGLTTLRTAFGGDAGAFQQAVTRTARLADGLRMLGERYRIPVQVGNVGTMFGCYFLRQEGSQITSYAEAKAYADSQRYARFFWAMADQGIYLAPSQFEAGFLSTAHSDADIDETLAAAEVAFAGLVSSAE, encoded by the coding sequence ATGAGTGTTGTAACCGAACGCTACAGCCGTTCGCAGGCCGATTATGCTGCTGCTCGGGAAGTGATTCCCGGTGGTGTAAATTCGCCGGTGCGGGCTTTTCGAGGGGTTGGCGGAATACCTATCTTCTTTGAGCGTGGGCAGGGCGCTTATGTGTGGGATGTCGATGGCAATCGTTACATCGACTACGTGCTCTCGTGGGGGCCGCTTCTGCTCGGTCACGCCCATCCTGCGGTGGTCGAGGCGATTACCCTTCAGGCACAACGGGGTACCAGCTTCGGCGCGCCAACCGAGCTGGAGACCGAACTTGCCCGGCTGGTGATCGAACTGGTGCCTTCGATTGAACAGATTCGCTTTGTCAACAGCGGTACCGAGGCAACGATGAGCGCATTGCGTCTGGCTCGTGCCGCTACCGGTCGCCGCCTGATTGTCAAGTTCAACGGTTGCTACCACGGCCATGCCGATATGCTGCTGGTGCAGGCGGGCAGTGGGGTGGCGACCCTTGGCCTGCCTGATAGTCCCGGCGTCCCGCCATCGGTGGCTGCCGAGACCATCACCATCGAGTACAACGACCTCGATGCGGCGGCAGCGTTGTTTGCCAACCGTGGTGCCGAGATTGCGGCAGTGATTGTTGAACCTATTGCCGCCAATATGGGCTTCGTGCTGCCTAAACCTGGCTTCCTGAGTGGGTTGCGTGAACTGACCCAGACCCACGGCGCGATCTTCATTCTCGACGAAGTGATGACCGGTTTCCGGGTGGCGGCGGGTGGTGCGCAGGCGCTGTGGGGTCTTGATCCCGATCTGACCTGCCTGGGGAAGGTCATCGGCGGCGGTTTACCGGTAGGTGCCTATGCCGGCAAACGGCAGTTGATGCAACTGGTTGCGCCTGCCGGGCCGATGTATCAGGCCGGTACCCTGAGTGGTAACCCTCTGGCGATGACCGCCGGTCTGACGACCCTTCGTACCGCTTTCGGCGGGGATGCCGGTGCCTTCCAGCAGGCAGTCACCCGCACTGCCCGGCTTGCCGATGGCCTGCGCATGCTTGGCGAACGCTATCGCATTCCGGTGCAGGTTGGTAATGTCGGCACTATGTTCGGCTGCTACTTTTTGCGTCAAGAGGGGAGCCAGATCACCAGCTATGCCGAAGCAAAAGCCTACGCCGATTCCCAGCGCTACGCCCGTTTCTTCTGGGCGATGGCCGATCAGGGCATCTATCTGGCCCCGTCACAGTTTGAGGCCGGTTTCCTCAGCACTGCGCACTCCGATGCCGACATCGATGAAACCCTGGCGGCGGCAGAAGTGGCGTTTGCTGGACTGGTATCGTCGGCGGAATGA
- the hemF gene encoding oxygen-dependent coproporphyrinogen oxidase, whose translation MTITDTRTIVHDLMRSGQQRLCAAFEEIDQHAQFVAESWERPGGGGGTARVMTEGAVFERAGVNVSAVYGVEVPPSIWQHRPSTRGQPYFATGISMVLHPRNPYVPAFHANFRYFEAGDDWWFGGGMDLTPSYGFAEDARHFHVTLRDYCARHPIADYREMKATCDNYFFLKHRNEMRGIGGIFFDDLHPAGDDGFERAFAFVSDGITTILDAYLPIVRRRMHTPYGERERMWQLYRRGRYVEFNLIYDRGTLFGLQTGGNIEAILMSLPPLARWQFKYQPEPGSPEAAMAEFLKPRDWAEE comes from the coding sequence ATGACAATCACCGATACCCGTACCATCGTACACGATCTGATGCGGAGTGGCCAGCAGCGGTTATGCGCCGCCTTTGAAGAGATCGATCAGCACGCTCAGTTTGTCGCCGAGAGTTGGGAGCGCCCAGGTGGTGGTGGTGGCACCGCACGGGTAATGACTGAAGGGGCTGTCTTCGAGCGGGCCGGTGTCAATGTCTCGGCGGTCTATGGTGTCGAAGTACCACCCAGCATCTGGCAACATCGCCCCTCAACCCGTGGTCAGCCCTACTTCGCAACCGGCATCTCGATGGTGCTGCACCCGCGCAACCCCTACGTACCGGCGTTTCACGCCAATTTTCGCTACTTTGAAGCCGGCGATGACTGGTGGTTTGGCGGGGGGATGGATCTCACCCCCAGCTACGGTTTCGCTGAAGATGCCCGCCATTTTCACGTAACATTACGCGACTATTGTGCCCGTCACCCAATTGCCGACTATCGTGAAATGAAGGCGACCTGCGATAACTACTTCTTCCTCAAGCATCGCAACGAAATGCGAGGGATTGGTGGCATCTTTTTCGATGATCTGCATCCCGCCGGCGACGATGGCTTCGAGCGCGCCTTCGCCTTCGTGAGTGATGGCATTACCACCATCCTCGACGCCTACCTGCCCATCGTGCGTCGTCGTATGCACACCCCATACGGTGAACGCGAACGCATGTGGCAACTCTACCGTCGTGGACGCTACGTCGAATTCAATCTGATTTACGACCGTGGCACCCTCTTTGGGCTGCAAACCGGGGGCAACATCGAAGCGATTTTAATGTCATTACCACCGCTGGCGCGCTGGCAATTCAAATACCAGCCCGAACCCGGTTCACCGGAAGCAGCGATGGCCGAATTTCTCAAGCCACGTGACTGGGCGGAGGAGTAG
- the pepF gene encoding oligoendopeptidase F produces MTTTTSKVPTRAEVPEEYTWDLSQIFPDVAAWEQELSAVEARAQELAALQGTLAQGPAQLLTALTLRDEVGRRLYAIYVYATHLKDSDSTNPVGQGLAERASSFAARIQAALAFIEPELLTIPAETIEAWVDATPDLHVYRYELEKLNRQRAHIRSAEVEQVMAEFSDLVRTPYRTFSMLTDSDLQFPTIEDENGQPVQLSHARYGRLLESQDRRVRRDAFKGYYSAFLPFRNTIATTLGAAIRSHVIEARLRNYSSALEAALAPNEIPVEVYHNLIATVEANLPRFHRYLSVRRRLLGLDELHFYDLYVQPVPDVELTIPYHEACDLMRSAFRPLGEEYSAALEQMFSRRWIDVYENVGKRSGAYSGGSYGTPPYILLNYQDRLRDVFTLAHELGHSLHSYFTRTHQPFVYGNYTIFVAEVASTLNEALLTHYMLTNGADEALRRRLLAQQIEEIRGTIFRQTMFAAFELWMHERAERGQPLTADALSQYYRDLVIRYHGPELQVDDELAYEWMRIPHFYYNFYVYQYATGISAALALSRQIINEGQPAIERYLRFLRSGSSRSSIDLLRDAGVDMTSPEPIQAAMDTFAGLVDQLEQLAG; encoded by the coding sequence ATGACCACAACTACCAGCAAAGTTCCAACCCGTGCCGAGGTACCGGAAGAGTACACCTGGGATTTGAGCCAGATCTTTCCCGATGTAGCGGCCTGGGAGCAAGAATTGAGTGCCGTTGAGGCGCGAGCGCAGGAGCTGGCCGCCCTGCAAGGTACCCTGGCTCAAGGCCCGGCTCAATTGCTGACCGCGCTGACGCTGCGCGACGAGGTTGGTCGTCGCTTATACGCGATCTATGTGTATGCCACACATCTGAAGGATAGCGATAGCACAAACCCGGTTGGTCAGGGATTGGCTGAACGTGCCAGTAGTTTTGCCGCCCGGATACAGGCTGCGCTGGCCTTTATCGAGCCTGAACTGTTGACGATTCCAGCGGAGACCATTGAGGCGTGGGTAGATGCCACTCCCGATTTGCACGTCTACCGCTACGAGTTAGAGAAGTTGAACCGGCAACGCGCCCATATACGCTCGGCTGAGGTTGAGCAGGTGATGGCCGAGTTCAGCGATCTGGTCCGTACACCGTACCGGACGTTCTCGATGTTGACCGACTCAGACCTGCAATTTCCGACGATTGAGGATGAGAATGGTCAACCGGTGCAGTTGTCGCATGCCCGCTATGGCCGGTTGCTCGAAAGCCAGGATCGGCGGGTGCGTCGTGATGCGTTCAAAGGATACTACAGCGCATTCCTGCCGTTTCGTAATACGATTGCAACAACGCTGGGTGCTGCGATCCGTTCGCATGTGATTGAAGCCCGTTTACGTAATTACTCCTCGGCGCTGGAGGCAGCACTGGCACCGAATGAGATTCCGGTCGAGGTGTACCACAACCTGATAGCGACTGTGGAGGCCAATTTGCCGCGCTTCCATCGTTATCTGTCGGTACGGCGTCGCTTGCTGGGCCTGGATGAGCTGCATTTCTACGATTTGTATGTCCAACCCGTACCCGATGTCGAGTTGACGATCCCGTACCACGAGGCGTGCGATTTGATGCGGTCTGCCTTCCGGCCTCTCGGCGAAGAGTATAGCGCTGCGCTTGAGCAGATGTTCAGTCGCCGCTGGATCGATGTCTACGAGAATGTTGGCAAGCGCAGCGGTGCTTACAGCGGTGGTTCGTATGGCACACCGCCCTACATTTTGCTGAACTACCAGGATCGGCTGCGCGATGTCTTTACGCTGGCACACGAATTGGGCCATTCGCTCCACTCCTACTTCACCCGCACCCATCAACCGTTTGTCTACGGGAATTACACGATTTTTGTCGCCGAAGTGGCTTCAACTCTCAATGAGGCACTGTTGACCCACTACATGCTCACCAATGGTGCTGATGAAGCACTGCGCCGACGCCTGCTGGCGCAGCAGATTGAGGAGATTCGGGGCACCATCTTCCGCCAGACCATGTTTGCCGCCTTCGAGTTGTGGATGCACGAACGGGCCGAACGCGGTCAGCCGCTCACTGCTGATGCCCTGAGCCAGTATTATCGCGATCTGGTCATTCGCTACCATGGCCCTGAGTTGCAGGTCGATGATGAGCTGGCGTATGAGTGGATGCGCATCCCTCATTTCTATTACAACTTTTATGTCTACCAATACGCAACCGGCATCTCGGCAGCGCTGGCATTGAGTCGCCAGATTATCAATGAGGGTCAGCCGGCCATTGAACGCTACCTGCGCTTCCTGCGGAGTGGCTCATCACGCTCGTCGATTGATTTGCTGCGTGACGCCGGTGTTGACATGACATCACCGGAACCGATACAGGCGGCGATGGATACATTTGCCGGGTTGGTTGATCAGCTTGAGCAGTTGGCCGGTTGA
- a CDS encoding MFS transporter translates to MLRNRVFTAVVGGHFMVDLLNSLGAVLLAVLAVPLGLSNQQIGLALTIYTLLGALSQPLFGWIADRLPGRTLQLAAIGVIWMATCYTGVALAPNWTILLPCFLLAALGSGLFHPIGTASAAAAVPDKPASATSIFFFGGQIGLATGPILAGIVLTMAGTPGIVPIALAAAIPAGVLLLAQQTARSRRLNRAAPTPNTHPWTKLAVVLLIAFIVLVVVRSSIQTVYQSFLPKLFSDRGWEPAIYGALAGTFMASGAIGNVINGWMADRFGMRAATVWPLILSVPAGLACFIATPLWAIFIGCGLAGMLVGGQHSILVLHAQRILPVRQGLASGLILGFTFASGAIGTWFSGIIADVIGLETVMIGVTLLGLPAAALALTLPGRPKATVTRDIPAGMQAEVRGS, encoded by the coding sequence ATGCTGCGTAATCGCGTCTTCACAGCCGTTGTCGGTGGTCATTTTATGGTCGATCTGCTGAACAGCCTGGGAGCAGTTCTGCTGGCGGTACTGGCGGTACCGCTCGGTTTAAGCAATCAGCAGATCGGGTTAGCGCTGACGATCTATACGCTCCTTGGGGCGCTATCACAACCACTCTTTGGCTGGATCGCCGACCGACTACCCGGACGCACCCTTCAACTCGCAGCAATTGGCGTGATCTGGATGGCAACCTGCTACACAGGCGTTGCCCTTGCCCCTAACTGGACTATCCTGCTGCCGTGTTTTCTCCTGGCCGCGCTCGGCAGTGGTCTCTTTCACCCGATTGGCACCGCCAGCGCCGCGGCTGCCGTGCCCGACAAACCGGCCAGTGCAACATCGATCTTCTTCTTCGGTGGGCAGATCGGTCTGGCCACCGGCCCAATCCTGGCCGGTATTGTGTTGACCATGGCCGGGACACCCGGCATCGTGCCAATTGCGCTCGCAGCCGCCATACCGGCAGGTGTATTACTCCTGGCGCAACAAACCGCACGCAGTCGCCGTCTGAACCGCGCTGCTCCTACACCCAACACCCACCCCTGGACAAAGCTGGCTGTCGTTCTGTTGATTGCCTTTATTGTGCTGGTAGTTGTGCGATCATCGATCCAAACCGTCTATCAATCATTCCTGCCCAAACTATTCAGTGATCGCGGATGGGAACCGGCGATCTATGGTGCGCTGGCCGGCACCTTCATGGCGAGTGGCGCAATTGGCAATGTGATTAACGGTTGGATGGCCGACCGCTTCGGCATGCGGGCTGCAACCGTCTGGCCGCTCATCCTCAGCGTCCCTGCCGGTCTGGCCTGCTTCATAGCTACCCCCTTGTGGGCAATCTTTATCGGCTGCGGCCTGGCAGGTATGCTCGTCGGCGGCCAGCACAGCATCCTGGTCTTACATGCCCAACGCATTTTACCGGTACGACAGGGGTTGGCATCGGGACTCATCCTCGGCTTCACCTTTGCCAGCGGCGCCATCGGCACCTGGTTTAGCGGCATCATTGCCGATGTGATTGGGCTTGAAACCGTGATGATCGGCGTTACCCTGCTCGGTTTACCGGCAGCCGCTCTGGCGCTCACCCTGCCGGGCCGCCCTAAAGCAACCGTCACCCGCGACATACCTGCGGGGATGCAAGCGGAAGTGCGGGGGTCGTAA
- a CDS encoding amidohydrolase yields the protein MKTIMIYNGPIYTLDSKQPVVRALAIRGERIIAVGNEGPVRAAAGSQAELIDLQGRAVVPGLTDAHVHIVLHGLARQQVRLTGCADYAAALDHIATAAQRLPAGAWLRGNGWDHTLWGGHWPTRTDLDRVCPDRPAMLSRKDGHSLWVNSRALELAGITAATPDPAGGQIQRDDQGEPTGILLETAMELVRAVVPPPTRAERIAALRLAIDEALSYGLTALHVPPATNPTDGPDTLIDLQTLYHTGDLTIRVLAHLAGAHLDHAIALGLRSGLGDDWLRIGGLKLFADGSLGSESAHMLLPYEGRDHTGIAVIPPAEMQEIVTRANAHGISVVVHAIGDAANRSVLDAIAAARATAASLALPNRIEHCQILDPHDIPRFAELNVIASMQPIHCTADMVMAERLWGKRCATSYAWRSLRAAGATLAFGSDAPVETMDPWAGIHAAVTRQTTDGTPDGGWYPEQRLTLTEALEAYCIGPTIAGADAERRGRLIPGMFADLAVLNGDPFQMPVTHLHTLHAELTMVGGKIVFNRTSR from the coding sequence ATGAAGACGATCATGATCTACAACGGTCCCATTTACACCCTCGATTCAAAGCAACCGGTAGTACGGGCACTGGCCATTCGCGGCGAGCGCATTATCGCCGTGGGTAACGAAGGTCCGGTACGTGCGGCAGCCGGCAGCCAGGCCGAGCTGATTGATCTGCAAGGGCGAGCGGTTGTTCCGGGGCTAACCGATGCTCACGTACACATTGTGCTCCACGGACTGGCCCGTCAACAGGTACGCTTGACCGGATGTGCCGATTATGCAGCCGCCCTTGATCACATTGCAACTGCTGCGCAGCGCCTTCCTGCCGGAGCCTGGTTGCGCGGTAACGGATGGGATCATACGCTGTGGGGAGGACACTGGCCAACACGTACCGATCTCGACCGGGTCTGCCCGGATCGCCCGGCGATGCTCTCGCGGAAAGACGGCCATTCGCTCTGGGTTAACAGTCGGGCACTGGAACTGGCCGGCATCACGGCGGCAACCCCCGATCCGGCTGGAGGTCAGATTCAACGCGATGATCAAGGAGAGCCGACCGGTATCTTGCTCGAAACCGCTATGGAGCTGGTACGGGCAGTGGTGCCGCCACCCACACGGGCCGAGCGGATTGCCGCGTTACGGCTGGCGATTGATGAAGCACTCAGCTACGGTTTAACCGCTCTCCATGTGCCACCGGCCACCAACCCGACGGATGGCCCCGACACCCTGATTGATCTGCAAACCCTTTACCATACCGGCGATCTGACCATCAGAGTTCTGGCCCATCTCGCCGGTGCACATCTCGATCACGCCATTGCCCTTGGCTTGCGCAGTGGTCTGGGTGATGACTGGCTGCGGATCGGCGGCCTGAAACTCTTCGCTGATGGATCGCTCGGTTCTGAAAGTGCGCACATGCTGCTGCCGTATGAAGGACGAGATCATACCGGCATCGCCGTCATCCCTCCCGCCGAGATGCAAGAGATTGTCACGCGGGCCAACGCTCATGGGATCAGCGTTGTCGTGCATGCGATTGGTGACGCCGCGAACCGTAGTGTGCTCGATGCGATTGCCGCTGCCCGGGCTACGGCTGCGTCTCTAGCCCTACCCAACCGGATCGAGCATTGCCAGATTCTCGATCCCCACGATATTCCGCGTTTCGCCGAGCTGAACGTTATCGCTTCGATGCAACCCATTCACTGTACTGCTGATATGGTGATGGCCGAGCGGCTGTGGGGGAAGCGCTGCGCAACCAGCTATGCCTGGCGCAGCCTGCGCGCTGCCGGGGCAACGCTGGCGTTTGGCTCCGATGCACCGGTCGAGACAATGGATCCGTGGGCCGGTATTCATGCTGCCGTAACCCGCCAAACGACCGATGGCACGCCGGATGGAGGATGGTATCCTGAACAACGATTAACCCTGACGGAAGCGTTAGAGGCATACTGTATTGGCCCGACAATTGCCGGCGCCGATGCCGAACGAAGGGGCCGGCTCATCCCCGGCATGTTTGCCGATCTGGCAGTGCTCAATGGCGATCCCTTCCAGATGCCGGTAACCCACCTTCATACATTGCACGCCGAACTAACGATGGTTGGGGGCAAGATCGTTTTTAATCGCACATCTCGTTGA